The window GCTACTCCGTGAAAAACATCGTCTAGATTGATGATTTTCCCACCAAAAACTTCTGTAATTGCTTGCAAACCTAAACAAACACCAAAAATTGGTTTTTTTCCAGCATAGGTTTTAATTACATCTTTTAAAATTCCTGCTTCGTCTGGAATTCCTGGTCCTGGAGACAACATAATTAAATCGTATGTTCCAACTCCTTCAATTGAAATTTCATCGTTTCTATACACATCTGGCGTTTTATTGGTAATTTTCTCAACCATATGAACCAAATTATAGGTAAACGAATCGTAATTGTCTAATATTAATATTTTCATTTTAAAAGCTTTTGGCTTTTGGCTTTTAGCAATTAGCAAAAAACTAACGGCAAACAGCTGAAAGCAATTTTCTAAATATTCTCTGCTAAAATCAACGCTTTATTTAACGCAGCTAACTTATTATTTACTTCTTGTAACTCCTTTTTTTCGTCGGAATGAATTACAATTCCGGCTCCAGCTTGCGAATACAACACGTTGTTTTTACTGACAAAAGAACGGATTGCAATCGCCAAATTTACCGAGCCATTTAAACCGATAATTCCGACAGCGCCACCATAAAATCCACGGGTTTGATTTTCATATTTGTTAATCAATTCCATCGCTTTGTATTTTGGCGCACCACTTAATGTTCCTGCCGGAAAAGTATCGCCAACAATTTCAATCGGATCTCCTTTTATTTTACCACGAACTGTTGAAACCAAGTGAATTACATGGCTAAAATACTGAACTTCTTTAAAAACCTCAACGGTAACATTATCTGCATGTTTGCTTAAATCGTTACGCGCTAAATCTACCAACATTACGTGTTCTGCTGTTTCTTTTTTGTCTTCAGAAAGTTTTTTACCTAACTTAATATCTTCAGCCATATCTCCAGTTCTTCTAAACGTTCCAGCAATTGGATTTATAGTTGCTTTTCCTTCGGAAATTTTAATTTGTGCTTCTGGTGAAGAACCCATTAATTTGAAACTTCCGTAGTCGAAATAAAATAAATATGGCGACGGATTTATAGAACGCAACGCTCTATACACATTGAACTCGTCTCCTTTAAATTTTTGCTGAAATTGGCGTGATAATACCAGTTGAAAAACGTCTCCTCTTTTACAATGTTGTTTTGCTTTTCTTACATATTCTTTAAAATCTTCGTTGGTACAATTTGAAGTTTCATTACCAACAATTTCAAATTTTTGTGTATTGAAAGTTTGCGCTTCAATGATTGTTTCAATTTCAGAAATTCTTGATTCTGTGCCTTCTTCTATGTTTTCAATCAATGTTAATTCATCATTAAAATGATTGATTGCAATGATAAATCGATAAAAACTGTATTGCATCTGCGGAATTGCAGAAGGCGCATCTGGATTGTCGAACTTTATGGTTTCAAAATACTGCACAGAATCAAAAGTTGTGTAACCGTATAATCCGTTGAAAGATTTTAAATTTTCATCACAATTTAAATCTACATTATTACAAAATCCATCAAATAACTCATAGAAATTACCATCAATTTTATGATTATCTACTTCTCTACCTTTATAGTTCGTAGAAAAAACGTTCTTATCTGCTTTCATCGAAAAAACAGGTTCAATAGCTATAAAAGAAAAACTTTCTTCTTTACTATGATAGTCAGAACTCTCTAATAACAAGGTGTTGGCAAACTTATCTCTAAAGCGCAAATACAATCCTACAGGAGTAATTGTGTCTGAAATTCGTTTTTTTGTTATCGTATTAAATTTTATTTTCTTCATTTTATTAAATTGAAAAAGGCTTATCGTGAGATAAGCCTTTTTTATATTTTTTACATATAGGATTTATTCTCACTTATTAATTAAGAGAGTTCCACCACCAAGATATGTTTAATTGTTTATTCATTGTGCAACAAAAGTAAGGTAGATTTTTATATTAAACAACCTTAAAAATGATTTTATTTAACTATTTTAGATAACCACTCTTCAAAATATGGTCTATCATTGTTCCCTTCTCTTTCATACCATTCAGAACAAACAAAGTATTTTTCATCTAAAACCGTTACGGGCTCTTTCCAATAACGAGAAACCTTGACTTCTTCAATAGATTTTACTGACTTAAAAAATGGAAATTGAATTCCAAAAGTAAATTTAGAATATTCTAAGTCTTGCATTTTTTTAAGTTCTTCTTCATTTATTAATTCTTTTCCTAATACTTCATTTAGCTTTAACCTAACATATTTACCTATTGGTATTTTTAAAATCTCTTCTTTTATTTCAAAAACGCTTTCATCAACTTCTTGTAAATTAATTTTCATAATAGCATTTGTAATATTTATATTTCTAATATCATTAATAAAATCTTGAGTTATAGAAATTACATCTCCGTTCTGAAGGTCGTTACTTTTAGCATATTCTTTTGCAACTTTTTTTGGTGAGCTTATAGCGTATAATACTCCTCCATATTCATCAAATAAAATCACAGTTAAATAATCAAAACCCCAACTTCTAATTATACCCAATGAACCAGTTAATTTTCCTTTAACCTTTCTTGATTTCACTTGATATAACCTACCGTCTTTCGCTTTAACATCTGCACTTTTATTAGATGGAGGAAGTAACTCTCCACCCACATAATCTTTAACAAGATGTTCAGCATACTCTCCAACAATATTACTCGTTCTCCCTAATTCATCTTTCATTAGTTTTGCTGACAAATTATAATTTTTCCAAAGTTCCTGTTTCCTATTCATAATTTTTTATTTTTTTTCTATTTGTAAATTATTAATGATTCTTTCTTCCAATAACTCTGACTGATACCCAAAAGCCTGAATTATTTTTTCATCATTATAAAATTTAATTCCTGTTTTAGTTACGTAATCGGGTTTTACTTTTGTAGAAAATGAAATTGTAATTAATTTATCATTATCTAAATTATAACTAACATGCGGCAATATCGGATGGTTTTCTATTCTGTTAGACTCAAAAAACACTTTTAAATCATATTCTGCTTGTTTGTCATTTTGATATGTTATTCCTTTTGATTCTAATAAAACCTCGACAAGACTTTTAAAATAATCAAACGCTTTTTTACGAGCTACTTTAGGGTTTTTATCTTTAAATTCTTCATTTACACTTATTAATTCACTCTCTTTATGTTCTGGATTTCTGTATAGAAATCCGCTGACTAAATAAATCATATTTTTTATTTTTTAATTAAACCCACTCTATTACAAAACCATGATAATGCCAATTATCAACTATTTTTTGGTGTATTTCTTTTTGAGAACTAACAAAAAAATAATCTTCTTTGTTTTTACCATACAAATTGGTTAATTCTAACTTTAAGCCTTTAGCAACATCTATCCTTCTTCCTAATCGGACTGTAAAAAAACTTGACAAATTCTCCAACTCTATCTTATAGTTCCGTAGCTCACTATCATGTTTTACTTTTAAATTACTTTTTAGATAATCAATGTAACAACCATTCCGCGATTTCTCAATACTTACTTTTTCACTTTCGCTTTTAGTAAATTGAGGAGTTGGCAATATTTTAAAATTTTCTACTTTCACTAAATCTGTAATATTATTAACAACATTATAATCACTTGTAAAATTTCCATTATTAAATACATCAACATTTTTTATTATAAAACTTGACGTTCTTAAAAAATTAACTGCAAAATATTTTCTTAAAAAGACCTTATCAACCGTATTGTTAATTGTAATTTCTTCTTGAGTTTTATATTTTAAAAGAATATAAATATGCCATTCGGCATACAAATTAATTAACAACTCAGATTCTATTTCATTTAACGAAGCACCAACAGCACATATTGGTTTTATAACATTAGCGTAATAACTATTTTCAATATCTTCTTTATAAATTGCCTCATCACTAACTCCAAAAGAAAGTGTTAAGGCAATATTAGAATTTGCTTTACCCAGAAAATTTATATCATATAAAGAAAAATCAACATCATCTTTGCTCCTTTGATTAAAAAACTCATCATAGGAAACACAATCTGCTCCGCTTTTAATAAGATATTCATTTTTTATATTAGTAAAAAATTGAATTGCTTCTTCACGTGATTCATTAGGAATTGCACTATTAAAAAACTTTGTTATTTTTTTTAAACGCTTACCATTTACACCCAAGTTCACATAAAACTGAGCATGAACTACATAAAACATTCTACTTGTTTTCATTTTTTTAATTTTATCGTTTACTAAATTCTACAACCAATCTTTAATATATCTTTCTAAAGTTTTTTGCTCTTTTGAAACTTCTTTTACCCCTTTCATTTCTTCATGTATTTTTAATTGTTCTGAAGTGAAAAAATTACTAAAAAAATAGCTGTTTGATTTTCTAAAAAGTTCAGCATTACTTTCTAATAAATTAATTTTAGTTCCGCTAATAATTGTATTAAAATGAGATAGCAACTCCAATTCTTTTTTATAAATGGCTGTTTTTTGTAACGTTCTATTTTTATCCAAGCGCACTGACAGTTCTAAAAAAGTTTCTTTTTCGCTTATAGCATTATCCTCTTTAACACTTTTTACTTCGTAAAACTGAAATGTTGAGAAAAATCGATTATCATTATTATTGTTATGTCGCCTATTATCTTTTAAAAACTTTTGAATTAAATAATTGTGTTCCACAAAAAGGTTATCTAAAACATAACTGTCTTTAAGTTCATTACTAATAAAATTTTTAACATAGTGTTCTTTAGGAGCATCTTCTATTTTGTAGTTTTTATATAATTGTCTTTCTAAAATTAGGCTAATTTTTAATCCATCTTCAACTTCATGTAAAGAAGGACCAACCGCACAAATAGGGTATAAATTTTTACTGTAATCGTAAGTACGTTCTCGTCCTTTAATACCAAAAGAAACAGTTAGCGCAATATTTCCATAACATGCATTCTTTGTATAAAAATACACATCTTGTATTGTATCTACATAAGGTCTTTTTTGTTGCTCTTGCTTTCTTCTTTCTGAATAAGGAAATCTCGGACAATTTATCCAAGTGTTTTTACCTAAAAATTGGTCTCTAATTTCGTCGAAAAAACCTAACGCCTTTTTTCTCAGTTTTTTAGGTTTTTTATTTTCAAAAACCTTTGTAATTTTTTTGAGTTTTTTCTCTTTTGGATCAGAATTTTCAAAAAACTCTGCGTGTACAACATAAAAAATTGGGTAATTGTTCATAATCTTTGTTTTAAAGTTAATTACCTGTATTATCCATATTTTTGCTTTTAATTAACCTTTTCGTCAATTTTCAACATAATTTAACACTATTTTAACTAAAAAAAGACCTTTTTAGAACTCGCGATACACACCAGTACAAAAACTGAGAATCGCGTATTTAAAAAATAAAAATTTTATTTTTTAAATACGCGATTCTTGGGTGATTTTGATTAAAATTACAATCCTATATTTATTTCTAAAAATTTTATTTTTTCCCTTTACTCACATTTTGAGAATTATCCATTAACTGTAATTTAGTCTCAGAGGCAATTAACTTTAACTCTTTAAGCAAAGAATCAGTTTTTATATTTTTTTTAATAAACTCATCTAATTTATTAGAATGGCTTAGCTTAGACAGCTTTTGGTAAGTTATTTTTCCATGAATGTTTTCTTTTAATTCGTTTGTAATCAAAAGAATTGTTGGTAAATTCTTTAAGTTATCATTCATAACATTAAACAAAGAACGATCGTGATCAATCGCTATCTTCCTCAAAGCTGGTACATCAAACGGTTCAATTGTTTTATTGTCAGACAATTTTGTATACGCTAATTTAGATACTCCATTATAAGTAATATAAACTTCATTATTTATAATACACAGCTTCGTTACATCTTTAAAAGATATTTCACTATCCTTTACAAATATATTAATAGAACAAAGTAAATCATTTAACCATTTATTAAAAGCTTTATGCTCTTTTTTCAATCTAAAAATACGAGTTATAAATCTGATAGGAAAAAATATGTTTTCATAAGTGCGATCTTGTGTTTTAATTCGTGACAGAAAAGTTTTTACTAAATCTTTTTTTAAATATACTCTATCTACTATTCCACTAGACAGCACCTTTCCTTTAGTAGTGAAAATTTGCATATTTTCTACTTGTTCCTCACTAGTCTTAACTCCACTTTCAATATCATCCTCAGAATCAGGAAGGTACTCTATTAAAAACTCTAAGTATCGATAAAGAGCACTTTTATAATTTTGTAGAGTTTTTTTAGGGCGACCAAAAATAACTTCAACATTTTTTATTGATAATTCGTCAATTACAAAAGACAAGATTTCATTAATAGCTTTATAGTTCTTTTTTTCAAATTCTGTATTAAGCGTTGTAAATAAATTCAACTGTTCTTCTTTCTTTTCCTTAGAAAAGGAAATAAGTTTATTTACTCCAGAAACATAACTTAAATATGATATCGCTGACCCTTCCGTAATTTGAGTATTTTCAATTAACCAATTTTTATACTCATTTTTTAATAGAAATTCATTTTTCACTTTTATAACATTTTATTTAAACATTAATACTCTCTAACAATCTTAATAAATGTTTTACACATTTAAATTTTCCACCAAGATATAAAACCTCTCTCTAATTTAATAGATAACTTTTCAACATATTTATAATTTACAACATCTTGCCACCAATCTTTTGGCAAACTATCTTTCCCATAAAAAACACCTGCTAAACCTCCTGTTATTGCTCCAATAGTATCGGTGTCTTCACCTAAATTAACAGCTTTTAAAACAGCTTCCTTATAAGAGTTTGTAGTTAAAAAGCACCAAATACTTGCTTCTAAACTATCAATTACATAACCTGTAGATTTTACTTGATTTTCATCTAATTTAGAAATATCGCTTTTAATTAAGCTATCAAATTTTTCTTGCTCATAAACTGATATTTCATTTTCTTTAAAGAAGACTTTCACACGGTTTTGCGTGTTTTTATAAGCTGTTTGTTTTTCTTTTCCCTTTATCAGTTCGTCTATTAAAACAAGATAGACTAAACACGAAATTGCAGAACGTATATGTCCATGCGTTAATGCAGAAACATTCCATATTTTTTCAAACTCTTGCTCTACTCCTTTCTTTTTTACTTCATAATACAAAGGTAAAATTCGCATTAAAGAGCCATTACCGTTTGTTTTTTCATCAGTTTCTAACTTTAACAATTCTAATTCTTTGTAATTTTTAGCTTCAATAATGGTCACTAATTTAGCTATAGCTTTACTTGTGGTAAAACCAATATCAAAAACTTCTCCGTGTGGTGTAAATGCAGCCTCAAACTTCCAAGCAATAAAATTTTTGGCAATATCTTTTAAACTGAATCCCTTTTGCAAACTTTTTAATGTACAAAGGGTGAGCGAACTATCGTCTGACCAAGTTCCTTTTGGCTGTAGATAAGTTCCGTATTCACGCATATCCACAACTGGATTTTCTTTTAATTGTTCTCTTGTTTGAAATTCAACAGGAACACCTAAGGCATCTGCTAAAATCAATCCCATAATTCCGTTTGAAAGCTTCTTTTTTTTCATATTGCTTATCTCTTGAGAGCTTAAAGCTAATAATTAATAGTAGATTATTAATAAAAAATTACAATAACCTGTTTTTAACAAAAAAATCTCGCTAAAGCGAGATTTTTATATTTTTCAAGGATACATAAAGACTATTTCCTAATTATCTTCACATTCATTTCTTCAACCTTTTTATCTGATAAAATTGATGGTGCGTTAAATAATAAATCTTCAGACGAACCTGTTTTAGGAAAAGCCATTACTTCTCTAATAGAAGCTTTCTTTTCTAAAATCATCATTAAACGGTCAACTCCCCAAGCAATTCCTCCATGTGGTGGCGCTCCATATTGAAATGCTTTGTACATGGTTCCTACACTTTTCATCATTTCTTCTTTATCATAACCCATGTTTTTATAGGTTGCTTCTAAAATTTCTGATTTGTGTGCACGAACAGAACCTCCACCAATTTCATAACCGTTTAAGATTAAATCATATTGTTGAGCAATAATGGTTCCTATTTCCTCACCTTCTCCAGTCATGTGCTTTTCTAAATCGTAGATTGCTGGCATAGAAAATGGATTGTGTGTAAATGTCCATCTTCCTTCGTCTGTTTTTTCAAACATTGGAAAATCTACAACCCAAGCAGGCCTTAA of the Tenacibaculum todarodis genome contains:
- a CDS encoding anthranilate synthase component II, which codes for MKILILDNYDSFTYNLVHMVEKITNKTPDVYRNDEISIEGVGTYDLIMLSPGPGIPDEAGILKDVIKTYAGKKPIFGVCLGLQAITEVFGGKIINLDDVFHGVATEMKITDTTATIFKDVPETFLAARYHSWAATDEGFPADLIVTARDEDGGIQAIEHKTFPISAVQFHPESILTEVGEQLVTNFINSVKK
- a CDS encoding ADP-ribosylglycohydrolase family protein, whose protein sequence is MKKKKLSNGIMGLILADALGVPVEFQTREQLKENPVVDMREYGTYLQPKGTWSDDSSLTLCTLKSLQKGFSLKDIAKNFIAWKFEAAFTPHGEVFDIGFTTSKAIAKLVTIIEAKNYKELELLKLETDEKTNGNGSLMRILPLYYEVKKKGVEQEFEKIWNVSALTHGHIRSAISCLVYLVLIDELIKGKEKQTAYKNTQNRVKVFFKENEISVYEQEKFDSLIKSDISKLDENQVKSTGYVIDSLEASIWCFLTTNSYKEAVLKAVNLGEDTDTIGAITGGLAGVFYGKDSLPKDWWQDVVNYKYVEKLSIKLERGFISWWKI
- a CDS encoding anthranilate synthase component I family protein; this translates as MKKIKFNTITKKRISDTITPVGLYLRFRDKFANTLLLESSDYHSKEESFSFIAIEPVFSMKADKNVFSTNYKGREVDNHKIDGNFYELFDGFCNNVDLNCDENLKSFNGLYGYTTFDSVQYFETIKFDNPDAPSAIPQMQYSFYRFIIAINHFNDELTLIENIEEGTESRISEIETIIEAQTFNTQKFEIVGNETSNCTNEDFKEYVRKAKQHCKRGDVFQLVLSRQFQQKFKGDEFNVYRALRSINPSPYLFYFDYGSFKLMGSSPEAQIKISEGKATINPIAGTFRRTGDMAEDIKLGKKLSEDKKETAEHVMLVDLARNDLSKHADNVTVEVFKEVQYFSHVIHLVSTVRGKIKGDPIEIVGDTFPAGTLSGAPKYKAMELINKYENQTRGFYGGAVGIIGLNGSVNLAIAIRSFVSKNNVLYSQAGAGIVIHSDEKKELQEVNNKLAALNKALILAENI